The stretch of DNA TAAGTCAACAAATCCTTAAAAAATTGTAAAGCTTTAACCTTTGCATACCACTTTTCGGAATAAGACCGTCCTCCATGAATACCGTATCTCATAACACGGTTTACCCGAGTCCTTTTCTCCGCGGTAATCTAACCTTATCAAGACCCGTCATCGTTGCATTTGGCATATATTCTCGGAACAAATTTCTTTGAGAACCATATTGGTTGACCACCACCCCGGTTTCTTCAACCGAACTCTCGAAACCAACATCCTTCTTCTTACCCTTGTTAAGCTTCAGATGCTTTCCCTCGAGattaggatcaacccggttatgatcgggattagtaggtttaggatttgattgagGTGAGGGAGTGTTTGTGATATGAATAGGCTTGTTGCATGGTGGTTTGGATGACCGGGTCTTAGTAGTGGACTGAGTTATTGGTGAGTTGAGGCGAGTTGATAGTGGAGACATGATGATGATTGATGGTAAGGTTGAGTGTGGGAGAGTTTTAAGAAAAGTAAATTTTTAGATAATTGTGTGGTGATGGAGACGTGAAGAAGGTGGGGGTGGGTTTATAGGCAATATATATTATGGAAAGTTTAGATTAGTGTAGGATTAGGTTAGTGGAGTAGGGTGGCGTGTAGGGGTAGAAATCATAAGATTTAGGTAGATTTTTTGTTCTGTTTAACTACCATAGTGTATAGAAAGGATTAGGAAATATTGTTAGGGTAAATCTTTGGGAAATATGATAAGATAAAATTTAGGTAAAAGGATGAAAATATAATGAGAATTTCGGTAAAAGGGGATATGTGAGAATAATTTGTTAGCGAAAATATGGTTTGTAATAAAACACAAGATATATAtgactagcaaacggaatattctcgtaatataatataacatttaacacaaataaacttgcaacgaaaaatacggacacagtcatataatctcgtcaaatctagccAGTCATACGgagaataaaatatttgtgacaagtttagttgccaccaattaaaccaatttccaaccgtaaaatctcaaaacgttctctagccaatgctttggtaaaaaagTCAGCCCATTTTTTTtttgtactacaaaattccagtgttatgttgcccttatctacatggtcacgtagaaaatggtgtctaatgtctatatgcttagtacgTGAGTGCTGCGCAGGGTTCTTAGATATAGTTATAGCACTCGTGTTGTCACATAAAATAGAAATACAcccaacattaacaccgtaatcacataattgtttcttaagccataaaagttgataACATACCAACCAAGCGGCAATATACTCGGCTTCAGCTATAGAtaatgcaacggaattttgcttctttgacccccatgtaataatacacggtccaacaaacgtagctatgccggaagtactttttctgtcaagtgaacaacctgcataatctgcatctgaatatcctatgagatcatatgcgattctttagggcacgattgaaatcgagcacatacacatacactaaacattatatcaggacgacttgcagttaaataaagaagttagccaatcatacctcgataagttgtCTCATAGAcagacttaccgtcttcatccttagtcaacttcttatctgtaaccataggagttggcttagaattagaatttttcataccgaatttcttgattagctccttgatgtatttctgttggtgtatcataattccttcagtagtttgttgaatttggagtccaaggaagaacttgagttctccatcatgctcatctcgaattcagaGGTCATCAGTTCTAAAAAATACTTACataaacgattattagttgaaccaaaaataatatcatcgacgtaaatttgtacaactaatagatCAGAATTTTCAGTTTTCaagaatagggttttgtcgatttagcaacaaaaaaaaaaaccctaatgcTCCTCTGAGAAGGCGATTTTGCCGACTACGTAAGGTGAATCTCTTGCATTAATGGCGAGGAATTTAGCATCAAATTCTGCAAAACTACGCAACATCACGAGGAGGAAAGGGGTAACATCTAAAGAGAAGTCTGAGGTTACTAAAATTGCAAAAACAGCGAACCCTATACCTAATGAGGAGGATGCTGTGAAGCATGGGAGCATGCAGAATATCGTAGGTATCCCTGCTTTTTCCCTTGAGGATGCAGAACCAATGAAAGAAACTGATATAGCATCACAGGGAGAGGCAGCACCAGATACTGAGGAGCAAGGAGACTGGGTGCACGTATCCAAGAGTAAGAGTCCTAAGGCGGTAGAGGAGGCAGAACCATTGCTTCAACTATCTGATGAGGACGTGCATGACGAACTTGAATATTGGAAGCAGGCTGTTTATGGCTATGTATTGGGAGCCAACCCACCCATGGCGGTGCTGGAAGGATATTTGAGGAGAATATGGCACAAGCATACcatagacaagatctctttcatgCCAAATGGGATATTTATTGTCAGGTTTCACACGAAAGACATGCAGGATCGGGTGTTAAATGCGGTCACTACTTATTTGATAGTAAACTGTCATCATCATTAAGCCATGGCGGAGAACGTGGCACTTTGAGAAGGAGCATGTTAAGAATGTCCCAACATGGCTTAGGCTACACCAGTTACCATTGAAATTTTGGGGACAAAGTTTGCCAAAAATAGCAGGACTGGTAGGCAAATATGTCCAAAAAGACAATGCTACAGAGATGAAAACAAGACTAGCATATGCCAGAGTGTTGGTGGAGGTACAAATTGATCAAAAGTTTCCTGAAGCAGTGAAATTTCAAGATGAAAAGAAGCAACTGGTGGAGATTAAActtgaatatgaatggaaaccagTGCTCTGTACTCAATGCAAGACACTGGGGCATGATCAAAGCAATtgcagaagagggaaaattctaACCACTAACAAAGTCCAACCAATTAAACCTGTTAAACAGGTTTGGAGAAAAGTGGAGAAGCCAAAAGCATCAGAGCAGGTAAATGCTGACATATTAGTCACACCTAGGGTTCATGCACCCAGGGTGGAGGAAGAGCCTGTTCTGGTTCAAATTAAAGAGTTTCCCCCATTACCAATGCGTACGCCAGTAAAGGAAGGAGGGACTACTGTAGTGCTTCTTGCTGACTCAGCAGAGAAGGCTAATAGCTCAGAGGGACACCCCACCCATAATCCTGATCAATGATTAAGCTAGGATTTTGGAATGTGCGAGGTATGAATAGGAGGAGTAAGCAACAGGTTATACATAGGTTTTTGAtaaataataatgttaatttctttgctttattaGAGAATAAAATTAAACCAAATAAATTGCACACAACCATGAATTCCTTTAGCAATTGGAGTATTTCCACAAACTCAGCATACCATCAAGGAGGTAGAATCTGGATTTTATGGCAGGTGCATGAATGGGATATTGATTTTCTAGAGTATGATGCCCAGTATATCCATATGACAGTGCATCATAAGAGTACTAATGCACGTTTTCATGTCACCATGGTCTATGCTTTCAATGGCAGCAATGAGAGACAGTCCCTTTGGGCTAACTTAAGCAGACTAGCAAATCACATTTCAGGACCATGGGCCATTGGAGGAGACTTCAACTGTGTGTTGACTGAGGATGAGAGAGTGGGAGGATCCTTTTCTCGGCGGGATGCGAAATTTTCAGGCAATGCTTACATCAATGTGAAGTGATAGATAGTCCTGCCATGGGAGCTCTGTACACATGGAATAACAAACAATGGCCAGCTGACAGAGTGTATAGCAGACTGGATCGTTTCCTAGTGAACCAGGAATGGCTCAATGATTACCCTCTTCTGTATGCACATTTTTTGCCTGAGGGGATCTTTGACCACACTCCTTGTGTGGTACAGGCTAATGCAACTGATGAAAAGAAAGCCAGACcctttaaatattttaatatgtggagcCTGGCTCCCAACTTTAAAGAGACTGTTCAAGCTGGTTGGACGTGTATGCAAACTGGAACTAAGTTGTATGAGCTAGCTAAGAAATTGAAGAATCTGAAGCAGGGACTCAAACAGCTGAACAGGTCCAGGTTTGCTGATATTGAGAGTAATGCTGAGGTGGCTCTCACTAAACTACATAAAATACAGCAAAGCTTGGGAGTGAATCCTCAGGACCTGAGCCTTATTCAACAAGAATGTGAAGCTAGAGAAATTTATCAACAGTTGGCTGAGGCTCAGACCCAGTTCCTGCAACAAAAGGCAAAGATGAAATGGAGTGCAGATGGGGATGCAAATACTTCATTCTTCCATGGCATCTTGAAGACTAGGAGGAGACAAAATCAGACAGTGCAGATAACTGATCAACAGGGAAATCATCACACTGATAAGGAGGGGGTTCAGGAGAGTTTTCTAAGATTCTATACCCAGTTGTTAGGCCAGTCTCACCCCACAACCCCTGTCAGTCCCAGAGTAGTGCAGCAAGGTAATAAATGTGATGAGTCTCACCATCGGATGTTACTAATGCCAATTGCGATGCGAAAATCAAAAGCACTATCTTCAGATATACCGGATGACAAAGCTCCAGGTCCAGATGGCTATTCTAGTCATTTCTTTAAAACTAGTTGGGATACTTTGTTGGAGGGGATGTATGTCTTTGCATTCATGAATTTTTTAGGAATGGCAAAATGCTCAAGCAGTTGAATGCTACTAATGTTACTTTAATCCCTAAGGTGCCAAATCCTTTGACTGTAATGCAATTCAGGCCCATTGCATGTTGTAATGTGGTATACAAATGCATTTCAAAATTTCTTTGTGCAAGGCTTGC from Silene latifolia isolate original U9 population chromosome 10, ASM4854445v1, whole genome shotgun sequence encodes:
- the LOC141607651 gene encoding uncharacterized protein LOC141607651, with protein sequence MGALYTWNNKQWPADRVYSRLDRFLVNQEWLNDYPLLYAHFLPEGIFDHTPCVVQANATDEKKARPFKYFNMWSLAPNFKETVQAGWTCMQTGTKLYELAKKLKNLKQGLKQLNRSRFADIESNAEVALTKLHKIQQSLGVNPQDLSLIQQECEAREIYQQLAEAQTQFLQQKAKMKWSADGDANTSFFHGILKTRRRQNQTVQITDQQGNHHTDKEGVQESFLRFYTQLLGQSHPTTPVSPRVVQQGNKCDESHHRMLLMPIAMRKSKALSSDIPDDKAPGPDGYSSHFFKTSWDTLLEGMYVFAFMNFLGMAKCSSS